From the candidate division KSB1 bacterium genome, one window contains:
- a CDS encoding FAD-binding oxidoreductase codes for MFLKIIIATLSMAGISALLSILLVIAEHYLANYGDCKITINGQKELIVKGGSSLLASLGREKIFLPSACGGRGTCAYCKCKVLEGVGPILPTEEPLLSLEERKNNIRLSCQVKVKRDMKIEIPEELFNIKEFKTRVAFIKDLTHDIKLIRFDLIEPNEINFRAGQYVQLETQPYDGVKEVVQRAYSMCSPAYEKHYVELMIRLVPEGICTTWVFKHLKEGDIVRLIGPMGDFHLHEGDGEIVMVAGGSGMAPMVSLLADMAKNKETRKITYFFGALAKKDMFYVEEMKEFERQLPNFKFIPALSAPEPGDDWDGEIGLITVPLEKHLKQIDTSKAQGYLCGSPGMINACTAVMKKYGITSDRIFFDPFG; via the coding sequence ATGTTTTTAAAAATCATCATCGCTACGCTATCGATGGCAGGCATTAGTGCGCTGCTTTCTATTCTACTGGTGATCGCTGAACATTATCTGGCCAATTATGGGGATTGCAAGATTACGATCAATGGCCAAAAAGAACTGATTGTCAAGGGTGGCTCATCGCTGCTGGCAAGTTTGGGCCGAGAAAAGATCTTTTTGCCCTCAGCCTGCGGCGGACGGGGAACCTGTGCTTATTGCAAATGCAAAGTGCTGGAAGGAGTCGGGCCAATTTTGCCCACGGAGGAACCGCTATTATCCCTTGAGGAACGAAAGAACAACATTCGTCTTTCCTGCCAGGTCAAAGTCAAAAGGGACATGAAAATTGAAATCCCCGAAGAGCTGTTCAATATCAAAGAGTTCAAGACCAGGGTGGCGTTCATCAAGGATTTAACGCATGACATCAAGTTGATCCGATTTGACTTGATTGAGCCCAATGAGATCAATTTTAGGGCAGGGCAGTATGTCCAGTTGGAAACTCAGCCGTACGATGGCGTCAAAGAGGTGGTACAGCGGGCGTATTCGATGTGCTCGCCTGCGTATGAGAAGCATTATGTGGAGTTGATGATTCGTCTCGTGCCCGAGGGGATTTGTACCACCTGGGTCTTCAAGCATTTGAAGGAGGGCGATATCGTGCGATTGATTGGGCCCATGGGCGATTTTCATCTGCACGAGGGGGATGGTGAGATCGTGATGGTGGCAGGCGGCTCGGGCATGGCACCGATGGTGTCGTTGTTGGCGGATATGGCAAAAAACAAAGAGACTCGGAAAATCACTTACTTTTTTGGGGCGCTGGCAAAGAAGGATATGTTTTATGTAGAGGAAATGAAGGAATTCGAGCGACAGCTCCCCAATTTTAAATTTATCCCTGCGCTCTCAGCACCCGAGCCTGGCGATGATTGGGATGGAGAAATCGGATTGATCACTGTTCCACTGGAAAAGCATCTGAAACAGATCGACACAAGCAAAGCCCAAGGATACTTGTGCGGCAGCCCTGGTATGATCAATGCTTGCACGGCGGTCATGAAAAAATACGGCATCACCTCGGATCGGATTTTCTTTGATCCGTTTGGATAA
- a CDS encoding nucleotidyltransferase domain-containing protein, which translates to MISKKQIDSLVNIIIKKFNPQKIFLFGSYAYGNPAMESDLDLCIITKLGGKRKIELIRDIRKEIRGYFQFPLDILVYDYIEFQQRSSLPNTLEYKISKQGILING; encoded by the coding sequence ATGATTTCAAAAAAACAAATCGATTCATTGGTCAATATCATAATTAAAAAATTTAATCCTCAAAAAATCTTTTTGTTCGGCTCCTATGCTTATGGCAATCCTGCAATGGAGAGCGATCTTGACCTTTGCATTATTACTAAGCTTGGAGGGAAAAGAAAAATCGAATTAATACGAGACATTCGAAAAGAAATAAGAGGCTATTTTCAATTCCCGCTGGATATTCTTGTTTATGATTACATCGAGTTTCAGCAGCGATCATCGCTTCCTAACACATTGGAATATAAAATATCAAAACAAGGAATTCTGATCAATGGATAA
- a CDS encoding HEPN domain-containing protein → MDKFQIVQEWFDIADTDLASAKYLQSMHPIPIEIICYHCQQSAEKYLKGFLAWNEHEVIKTHDLVLLNQLCLSYDEGFKSIEEECLRLTDYAVNVRYPYPMDLNETDMKLAIKDAEKIKEFVLNKVRSASPN, encoded by the coding sequence ATGGATAAATTCCAGATTGTCCAGGAGTGGTTTGATATTGCTGATACAGATTTAGCATCTGCTAAATATTTGCAATCCATGCATCCCATTCCCATCGAAATAATTTGTTACCATTGCCAACAATCCGCTGAAAAATATTTAAAAGGTTTCTTGGCGTGGAATGAACATGAAGTAATTAAAACCCATGATTTGGTTTTGCTAAACCAATTATGTCTCAGTTATGATGAAGGATTCAAATCAATTGAAGAGGAATGCTTGCGATTAACTGATTATGCTGTGAATGTCCGATATCCTTATCCGATGGATTTGAATGAAACCGATATGAAATTGGCGATCAAAGATGCGGAGAAAATAAAAGAGTTCGTTCTAAATAAAGTTAGGTCAGCAAGTCCAAACTAA